The Streptomyces sp. NBC_00510 genomic interval CGTGCTGTTCTTCTTCCTGTCGACGAAGATGCTGCCCGCGGTCGCCGGGCTGCTGCCGGTCTACCTCGTGGCGCAGAACCTCGGGCTGCTGGACAACGTCTGGCTGATGGTCCTGCTCTACACCTCGATGAACCTGCCGATCGCGGTCTGGATGATGCGGTCCTTCCTCGCCGAGATCCCGGTGGCGATCCTCGAGGCCGCCGCGATCGACGGCGCCGGACTGCCGGCCGTCTTCCGCCGCATCGTCATCCCCGTCTCCGCCCCCGGCATCGCCGCCACCTCGCTGATCTGCTTCATCTTCAGCTGGAACGAGATGCTCTTCGCCCGGGTGCTCACCGGTGTCCGTTCGGTGACCGCGCCGGTCTTCCTCACCTCATTCGTCACCAGCCAGGGACTCTTCCTCGCCAAGGTCTGCGCCGCGGCCGTCGTGGTGTCCCTGCCCGTCCTCGTCGCCGGATTCGCCGCCCAGGACCGACTGGTCCAGGGCCTGTCACTGGGAGCCGTCAAGTGAAGGCAGTCGTCATCGCCGAGCCCGGGAAGATCGAGCTCGCCACCGTCGAGGACCCCGCCCCCGGTCCTCGGGACGTGGTGGTCGCGGTCGCGGCCTGCGGCCTGTGCGGAACCGATCTGCACATCCTGCGAGGCGAGTTCGCGCCGACGCTGCCGATCGTGCCGGGGCACGAGTTCGCCGGCGAGGTGGTCGCGGTCGGCTCTGCCGTCACGGAGGTGGCGGTCGGCGCCCGGGTCGCCGTCGACCCCTCGCTGCACTGCGGCGAGTGCCACTACTGCCGCCTGGGCCGCGGCAACCTGTGCGAGCGGTGGGCCGCGATCGGGGTCACCGAGCCCGGCGGCGCCTCCGAGTTCGCCGTCGCGCCGGTCGCCAACTGCGTGGTCCTGCCCGACCACGTGGCGACCGCCGACGCCGCGCTGATCGAGCCGCTGTCGTGCGCCGTGCGCGGCTACGACGTGCTGCGCAGCCGGCTCGGCGCCCATGTGCTGATCTACGGCTCGGGAACGATGGGCCTGATGATGCTGGAGCTCGCCAAGCGGACGGGGGCGGCCGGCGTGGACGTCGTCGACGTCAACCCCGAACGGCTCGCCACCGCACGGCTGCTGGGCTGCGACAACACGGCCGGCTCGGCGGAGGAGATCGCCCGCCCGCGCGGCTGGGAGGTCGTCGTGGACGCCACCGGCAACGCCTCCGCGATCCAGGACGGGCTGCAACGGGTCGGCAGGGGCGGCACCTTCCTGCAGTTCGGGGTCGCCGACTACGCCGCCCGCGCGGTCATCGAGCCGTACCGGATCTACAACGAGGAGATCACCATCACGGGCTCCATGGCGGTCCTGCACAGCTACGAGCGGGCCGCCGAGCTCTTCGCCGCCGGGGTGCTGGACCCCGGGGTGTTCATCAGCGACCGCTTCCCGCTCACCGACTACCCCCACGCCATCGAGCGCTTCGCGGCGGGCGTCGGCCGCAAGATCCTGGTGCGGCCGTGACCGCGCCCGCCACGCTGGTCGCCGGCGAGGCGCTGACCGACGTGGTCGTCGGGCCCGACGGGACGCGGTACGCCCACCCCGGCGGCAGCCCGGCCAACACCGCGCTCGGTCTGGCCCGGCTCGGGCACCCGGTCACCCTGGCCACCCGCATCGGCCGGGACGCGCACGGCGACGCACTGGTCGAACGGCTGACGGAGGGACGCGTCGCGCTGCTGCCGGGGTCGGTCGTGGACGCCCCGACGTCCACGGCCAGGGCCGAACTCGACGGCAGCGGCAGCGCCGCGTACCGGTTCGACATCACCTGGGACCTCCCCCCGGTCGGGCCGCTCGGCGTGCCGGGGCATCTCCACACCGGTTCGGTCGCCACCGCGCTGGAGCCGGGTGCGGGGCGGCTGTTCGCCTTGGTCGCGGCGGTCCGGCGGCGTGGGCACACCGTCTCGTACGACCCGAACCTCAGGCCCGCGCTGCTCGGTCCGCCCGAGACCGAACGGCCGCGCGTCGAACGGCTGGTCGCGCTCGCCGACGTGGTGAAGGCCAGCGAGGAGGACCTCGGGTGGCTCCACCCCGGACGTGATCCGGGCGACGTCGCCGCCGACTGGGCGCGCCGCGGTCCCCGCCTGGTCGTCCTCACCCGGGGCGCGGGAGGCGCCGAGGCCCACTGGGCACCGGGGGGACGGCACCGTGTCCCCGCCCACCGGGTGGAGGTCGTCGACACGATCGGCGCCGGTGACGCCTTCATGGCGGGTCTGCTCGCCGGTCTCCTCTCCGCCGGGCTGCTCGGCGGGGCGGCGGCCCGCGGGCGGCTGCGCGCGGCCGCGGACGGCGGTCCCGTGCCGCCCGCGGTGGCCGACGCCCTGGAACTCGCCGCGCGCGTCGCGGCTCTGACCTGCGGGCGGGCGGGAGCGGACCCACCGTTCCTGGCGGAGGTGACACCCGTCGTGTGATGATCCCGCGGACGGCACTACCACGCACCGAGGGGCGGTACGCCGATGTGGCCGCGGGTCGACGGAATGCGCTCCATGGAACTCGGCACGCCCGACGCGCTGCGGGACGAGCTGAACTCCCTGGTCCTGGCGGGCAGGAAGACCGCGACGACCGGACTGCTGTCCGAGTACGTCGAGGAGTCCGAGGGGCTGGAGTTCGTCGGCGAGCGGCTGGCCCTGCTGGACCGGGGGAGCCGCTGCGTGGGCGTCATCGAGATCACGGGCGTGGAGGTGACGTCCTTCGCGGATGTGACGTGGGAGCACGCCGCCGCCGAGGGTGAGGGGGACGCCTCCCTCACCGACTGGCAGGCCGGGCACCGCCGTTTCTGGGAACGCGCGGGCACCCCCGTCGAGGACGCGACGTCCGTGGTGTGCCTGGCGTTCCGGCTCGTGACGGCGGGGGGCTGACCGTGCGGCTCCGCATCGAGGCGCGCGACCTGCCCGGCCGCGGCTTCGGCGACCACGCCGGCGTCCACGTCGCCGTGCAGCGCCGCGCCCGTCCCTCGGAACTCCTGGACCCGCGGCCGGGGGACGCCGCGGCGGCGACGTGGGACCTCGACTGCCGGGTCCATGAGACCCCTGACGGCGTCGACGTCACGGGCCCCTACGTCCAGGGCGGCCCCGGCGCCCGCTTCGTCTACCTGTCCTGGGGCACGGTGGCGGGTGATGGCGGCTTCACGATGTTCCGCCGCGCCAAGCTCATGCTCGACGGCGTCGAGACCGGGACGCTCCGCGAGGCCGTACGCTCCGGGATGCTCGTCGGGCGGCTGGGCCTCACCGACGCCCGGGGAGGCCCGCTGTGCGCCGCCGTACGGCCGCCGCTCATCTCATGGTCGGCGCAGGCACCCGACGCGAGGGGCTGACGACGACGCGCGAACGGGACCACCACCCCACCGGTGGGCGCGCCCACGGTCCGCACGACCGCTTCCGCCTTCCCACCGGCGCCCGGCAGTGGTCCCGTTCCGTCACAAGGGGGCTCGGGTCCCTCAGTCCTCGCCCCTGACGATGTTCCATTCCTTGCCGCTGTCGGGCTCCCGCTGCGGCGGATTGCCCCGGCCTTCCTTCACGACAGCAGGCCGGCAGGTGCGTATCTGCTGGTCGCGGGGGATGCGGGTGCTGGTCGGGTGGCCGTTGCGTGTGTCCACGGCTGGGCGCCTCCTCAGGTCTTCTCGACACCGCATACCCGTTCGAACGTGATTTACACCACATAACATTCCCGATCAGGGCATGTCTCTCGGGGACACCCGGCGGGCGCTCGGCGGCCGTCGCGCTGCGCGACGGCCGCGGCACCGACCGTGTCCGCCACCACGCGGGCGGTCCGTGGGTCGTCGGAATGCGGCTGCCCCGGGCCGCGCGGTGGAAACCGCTCCGGGCACGTGTGTTCAGCGGGTGGGGTGCCACTCGGCGAGCAGGACGGTGGCGTCGTCGTCGAGACGGCCGTGCCGGTGCGCCAGGATCGCGTGGACGAGCCGCCGCAGGACCTCCGGAGCGGGGTCGCCCAGTGCGGTGGCGTGCACGACGTACTCGGTGAGGCGCCGCTCGCCGAACTCGTCGCCGCCCTCCGCGCGGGACTCGGTCACGCCGTCGGTGTGGAGGAGGATCCGGTCACCGGGTTCCAGCCGTGTGGAGTGGACCGAGCGCGGGCGGCCGCCGCACTCCGGACCGAGGCCGAGCGGCAGGTCCGCGTCGCGCTCCAGGGCGCCGGTGACCACGTGCCGGGCGCGGATCAGCCGGGGCGCGGGGTGCCCGCAGTTCGCCCACGCGAACCGGCCGCTGCGGACGTCGAGGTCGGCGAAGACCGCGGTCGCGAACCGGTCCGGGATCCACTCGGCCAGGGTCTCGTCCACGGACTTGACGATCTCGCCCAGGTCGGCGCCGGCGCGCCGGGCCGCCCGGCAGCCGGCCAGCGCGACCGCCGCCACGAGCCCCGAGGCGAGGTCGTGGCCCATCGCGTCGACCACCGTCAGGTGCAGGTGGTCCTCCTGGAGGCTGTGGTCGAAGGCGTCGCCGCCGATCTCGTACGCGG includes:
- a CDS encoding serine/threonine-protein phosphatase → MVTVDDTGFGTLLSGLLQRCHEVAPEEWGAALARAAHQLGLDDVTVLLADVQQSRLVPLPGDPARGARRAVAVDGTPAGAAYRTVSLRLSERDDRITMWLPLVDGVERIGVMEVTSRRIDPELLARCRALADVTSLAIASGTGSSDDMLRLVRSRPMSAAAELVWAFLPPRTLGTTEVTSSAVLEPAYEIGGDAFDHSLQEDHLHLTVVDAMGHDLASGLVAAVALAGCRAARRAGADLGEIVKSVDETLAEWIPDRFATAVFADLDVRSGRFAWANCGHPAPRLIRARHVVTGALERDADLPLGLGPECGGRPRSVHSTRLEPGDRILLHTDGVTESRAEGGDEFGERRLTEYVVHATALGDPAPEVLRRLVHAILAHRHGRLDDDATVLLAEWHPTR
- a CDS encoding ASCH domain-containing protein; its protein translation is MELGTPDALRDELNSLVLAGRKTATTGLLSEYVEESEGLEFVGERLALLDRGSRCVGVIEITGVEVTSFADVTWEHAAAEGEGDASLTDWQAGHRRFWERAGTPVEDATSVVCLAFRLVTAGG
- a CDS encoding zinc-dependent alcohol dehydrogenase family protein, with the protein product MKAVVIAEPGKIELATVEDPAPGPRDVVVAVAACGLCGTDLHILRGEFAPTLPIVPGHEFAGEVVAVGSAVTEVAVGARVAVDPSLHCGECHYCRLGRGNLCERWAAIGVTEPGGASEFAVAPVANCVVLPDHVATADAALIEPLSCAVRGYDVLRSRLGAHVLIYGSGTMGLMMLELAKRTGAAGVDVVDVNPERLATARLLGCDNTAGSAEEIARPRGWEVVVDATGNASAIQDGLQRVGRGGTFLQFGVADYAARAVIEPYRIYNEEITITGSMAVLHSYERAAELFAAGVLDPGVFISDRFPLTDYPHAIERFAAGVGRKILVRP
- a CDS encoding carbohydrate kinase; its protein translation is MTAPATLVAGEALTDVVVGPDGTRYAHPGGSPANTALGLARLGHPVTLATRIGRDAHGDALVERLTEGRVALLPGSVVDAPTSTARAELDGSGSAAYRFDITWDLPPVGPLGVPGHLHTGSVATALEPGAGRLFALVAAVRRRGHTVSYDPNLRPALLGPPETERPRVERLVALADVVKASEEDLGWLHPGRDPGDVAADWARRGPRLVVLTRGAGGAEAHWAPGGRHRVPAHRVEVVDTIGAGDAFMAGLLAGLLSAGLLGGAAARGRLRAAADGGPVPPAVADALELAARVAALTCGRAGADPPFLAEVTPVV
- a CDS encoding carbohydrate ABC transporter permease, whose amino-acid sequence is MSAVAAPGARRRRSASLWGLVAWAAALLFVAPIAWMVLTSLHSETDAATNPPSLGAGLTLDGYREFFGAATGAGPWPALVNSLTASLASTLLVLALAIPAAYTLSIRPVRKWSDVLFFFLSTKMLPAVAGLLPVYLVAQNLGLLDNVWLMVLLYTSMNLPIAVWMMRSFLAEIPVAILEAAAIDGAGLPAVFRRIVIPVSAPGIAATSLICFIFSWNEMLFARVLTGVRSVTAPVFLTSFVTSQGLFLAKVCAAAVVVSLPVLVAGFAAQDRLVQGLSLGAVK
- a CDS encoding DUF5990 family protein; its protein translation is MRLRIEARDLPGRGFGDHAGVHVAVQRRARPSELLDPRPGDAAAATWDLDCRVHETPDGVDVTGPYVQGGPGARFVYLSWGTVAGDGGFTMFRRAKLMLDGVETGTLREAVRSGMLVGRLGLTDARGGPLCAAVRPPLISWSAQAPDARG